One window of Alosa sapidissima isolate fAloSap1 chromosome 21, fAloSap1.pri, whole genome shotgun sequence genomic DNA carries:
- the cacng7a gene encoding calcium channel, voltage-dependent, gamma subunit 7a produces MSSFSTRALTVLSSVFGACGLLLVGVAVSTDYWLLMEEGIVLQQNQTMEVKMALHSGLWRVCFVAGPEKGRCVASEYFTEPEIEITTENTANILKMVRTATPFPMVSLLFVFTAFVISNIGHIRPQRTILAFVSGIFFILSGLSLVVGLVLYISSINDEVMNRPREPEGFFHYHYGWSFAFAASSFLLKEGAGVMSVYLFMKRYTEEEMYRPHPALYRPRLSECSDYSGQYLHPESWPPPQRGRSASEVSSDISIQLNQTTPPGPPKGSGSGPPQHSGPSSSGPSSGASYHHHAPQSSSSSSSYPHSMHHAAAAAGHNPQSLPMATPPSAVPPPRYHTHMRMSASPC; encoded by the exons ATGAGTTCCTTCAGCACCAGAGCGCTGACGGTCCTCTCCTCCGTGTTTGGGGCGTGCGGCCTTCTCCTGGTGGGTGTGGCCGTGTCCACAGACTACTGGCTGCTCATGGAAGAGGGCATCGTGCTCCAGCAGAACCAGACCATGGAGGTCAAGATGGCGCTACACTCCGGCCTCTGGAGGGTCTGCTTCGTAGCTG GGCCAGAAAAAGGAAGATGCGTGGCGTCCGAGTACTTCACAGAGCCAGAAATCGAGATTACGACCGAGAACACTGCGAATATCCTGA aGATGGTGAGGACTGCCACGCCCTTCCCCATGGTGTCTCTCCTCTTCGTCTTCACTGCCTTCGTCATCAGTAACATCGGACACATCCGGCCCCAGCGCACCATCTTGGCGTTTGTGTCCGGAATCTTCTTTATCCTCTCAG GCTTGAGTCTGGTGGTGGGTTTGGTGCTATATATCTCCAGCATAAATGACGAGGTGATGAATCGTCCACGGGAGCCCGAGGGCTTCTTCCACTACCACTATGGCTGGTCCTTCGCTTTTGCAGCCAGCTCCTTCCTCCTGAAAGAG GGTGCGGGGGTGATGTCCGTTTACCTGTTCATGAAGCGCTACACGGAGGAGGAGATGTATCGGCCACACCCTGCTCTCTACCGCCCCCGGCTGTCCGAGTGCAGCGACTACAGCGGCCAGTACCTGCACCCGGAGTCCTGGCCGCCTCCCCAGCGTGGCCGCAGCGCCTCGGAGGTCTCCAGCGACATCTCCATCCAGCTCAACCAGACCACGCCGCCGGGTCCACCCAAGGGCAGCGGCTCTGGGCCGCCGCAGCACAGCGGGCCCTCCTCCTCCGGGCCGTCGTCGGGGGCGAGCTACCACCACCACGCTCCacagtcctcctcctcctcttcctcctaccCCCACTCCATGCACCACGCCGCCGCCGCTGCCGGCCACAACCCCCAGTCCCTGCCCATGGCCACGCCCCCGTCGGCTGTGCCCCCGCCCCGTTATCACACGCATATGCGCATGAGCGCCTCCCCCTGCTAG